A section of the Pan paniscus chromosome 11, NHGRI_mPanPan1-v2.0_pri, whole genome shotgun sequence genome encodes:
- the IDNK gene encoding probable gluconokinase isoform X5, translated as MGKGIPLNDQDRIPWLCNLHDILLRDVASGQRVVLACSALKKTYRDILTQGKDGVALKCEESGKEAKQAEMQLLVVHLSGSFEVISGRLLKREGHFMPPELLHSQFETLEPPAAPENFIQISVDKNVSEIIATIMETLKMK; from the exons gacCGGATTCCATGGCTCTGTAACTTGCATGACATTTTACTAAG AGATGTAGCCTCGGGACAGCGTGTGGTTCTAGCCTGTTCAGCCCTGAAGAAAACGTACAGAGACATATTAACACAAGGAAAAGATGGTGTAGCTCTGAAGTGTGAGGAGTCGGGAAAGGAAGCAAAGCAGGCTGAGATGCAGCTCCTGGTGGTCCATCTGAGCGGGTCGTTTGAGGTCATCTCTGGACGCTTACTCAAAAGAGAGGGACATTTTATGCCCCCTGAATTATTGCATTCCCAGTTTGAGACTCTGGAGCCCCCAGCAGCTCCAGAAAACTTTATCCAAATAAGTGTGGACAAAAATGTTTCAGAGATAATTGCTACAATTATGGAAACCCTAAAAATGAAATGA